The Sulfurospirillum sp. UCH001 genome segment TAGTTAAAGAGGTTCTTTTAAAAATTCCAGAAGGGCAGGAATTAGACTTAAAAAAGGAAGAGTGGAACGTAATAATTAAGAATTTTAAAAATGAATATTTCAAAAATTATGATCTTTATTGTTCTTGTATTCATCTTGACGAAGGAACAGAAAATAAAAGTCATGTTCATTTATTTTTAAGCTCATATAACAACGAAAAAAATGATTTTGATATTAATAAAAATACTTTTCAATACATAGATACTAAATATAATTTAGATTTAGATTTTAACAAACAAGAAGATCATAAAAAATTTATGAAACAATTTCAAGAAGATTTTTACATTTTTTTCAATAGACAATTGAAAGAATTAAACAAAAAAGAACGTATAAAATTTAACGATTATTTGACAACAGAAGAAATTGAAAAACGTTTAAAAATCAATCACGAAGATAATTTAACAATCGATCAAAAACATACAAAATTAATCAATCAAAAATTGAAAGAAAAAATACAAGAAGGTCAAAGTCCAATCAAAATTTTAAACATCAAAACACAAGAAAATTCACATTTTTTAAGTAGTAAAACAACCCAAAAAATCGAAATTGAAACAGAATCAAAAGAAGATATAAAAAACATTATAAAGTCTGTTAGAAACTATTCAAATTTAAAATTTTTCATTGAAGATTTAGAACAAAAAAACAAAGACAAAGATATAAAAATCTTTTCTTTAAATCAAAAACTAAACGATGATTATTTCTTTTTTAACAAAAAAGAAAATGTATTATTATCAAAAATTGACGAACTAAAAAATGACCAAAATGAAGATAAAAACAAATTAAAAAATGAACATGAAACAAATAAAATTTTAAAAAATATTCTTGAAAACATAATAAATGAAGAAATAAAAAATGATGAAATTGATAAAAAATTAGAAAAAAATGTTTTTGAAAAATTAGAAAAAATTAGAAAACAAGAAGAAGAAAATTTCAGAAAATTTGAAAAAGAAAGACTAGAAAGTTTACGTTTCAAAAATAAAAAAAGTATTGAAGATATTGGACAAATCGAAAAAAAATAATTTAAAATTTTATCCCCCCAACCCCCTGAAGGGGGCTTTTTGACTTGAATGGGATGTTTTTATAGAAAAAAATTGGTTAAATATTTCGTGTCAAAGTAATTCTAATAGGAGAAATCCTATCACACCTATTTAGCTACTACAACAGCAACTACAATTTTCATTACTATTTTTACCTGAGTAGAGCTTAATTAAATTTTTAATATCCTTTGAGCAACACTCACCAGATGGATTTAATTCTTTACAACTACTTCCAGTACAAGCTTTTGTTGATTCTTTGATTTTAGAAAGAGTGTTATTTCCTTTTTTAATGGCATCAACAATAGTTTTTTTATCAATTTCTATACAATAACACACTAATTCTGAATCATTAGCTTCCAACCAGTTTGTCATATCAAAAGTCCTTTAAATGCTTTTGTCACATTATATCATCACTTAAATTTTAAGCTCATTATTAAGCCTCCCTTCAAAGAATATTGCAAGTTGAGAAAGTGTCAAGCTCCAATTCCAAACAGGCATAGTCCATTTTTTTTCAGCATCTTTTATGCCCATATAAAGCAATTTGAGTAGTGAATTCTCATTTGGAAAAGCACCTTTTGGTTTTTGTTAGCTTACGAAACTGACGATGCACTGATTCAATAATATTGGTGGTGTAAATAACTTTTCTTATTTCTGGTGGATATTTGAAATAAACAGAGAGATTTTCCCATTTATTCTGGGGACTGTTAGAAATATTTACTTATACTCTTTTCGTTATATCAACATTGTAGTATTTATAAAACAAGTCAAAAAAGATTTTAACATAGAATATAAAACCTCATTAAACACTCAAAAACAATGAAAAAACACTAAAAGAAATGTTTGACAATACAAAACATCAAAAAACAAAAAGTTGTCATAGAAAACGCTTTATTTTATTCTTTTTCTTTTTAGCGCGTAATTTTTTCTTTTTCTTTCGTGTGTGTTTGTATTCTACAAGTTTTAGATAACAAAAAGAGTATAAGTAAATATTTTTTCAAAAATTTATAATCTAAAAACATTTTTACTTCAATAACTTTTAAAACTAAATTTTTTAAGCAAAAAAAAGATTTTTCTAAAGCTAAATTTTCATTAAAGCAAATTCAAAAAATCAACCAAAAGAAACAGTTTCAAGAAAAAAAATTTCGTACAACTAGTGAGTATAAATATTATTTATTATATTCACGAAGTGAATGTAATAAATTATAATTATAGTGATAGTTTACCTCTCTCGGATGTAGTTTATATATGAGTATTTACTAGTATATAAACTACATAGTTAATAAAATATATTATTATTTTATTAACTATTGTGACAGACTAAGTTTTACAATGTAAAGGTTATTTGACTTATACAATCTACTAGTTTTTGTATATTGATTTTATTTTTGTTATAAATGGTATGTGTTATATCTCCTTTAAAACTGTGTCCCATCAAATATTTTTTGGTTTTCTCGTCTCCATTTGTATTTAATTCAATTTCTTGACTGAAATTTTTTCTAAAAGAGTGAAAACTTTTATTTTCTTCATTAATAATTTTTTTTAGTCTATTATTTGTTCTTTTACCAGCATTTTTGACTTCGTTTTCTTTCTCATAATCAAAAAATAAGTATTTGTATTTACTGTGTTTCGTTTGATATTTGGAATGACCCCACATTTGTAGACACACTCTAATTCTGCGAAGCCATATTTAATTTCTCATTATATCTTTTTTCAAATTCATTGGGCGAAATATAACCAAGATAGCTATGCCTTCTGGTTGAATTATAAAACATTTCAATGTAATAAAATATGTCTGATTGTGCTTCCTCTCGTGTAATATAAATCTGTTTTTTGACACATTCACGCTTAAATGTTTTAAAAAAGCTTTCAGCCACTGCATTATCATAACAGTTGCCTCGCCTGCTCATGCTAGGAATCAGGTTGTATTTTTTTAGGAGTGCTTGCCACTCGTAAGAGCTATACTGTGATCCTTGATCAGAGTGTACAATAACTTCATGATGTGGTTTTTGTCTAAAGGTTGCCATTTCCAGAGCTTTTAGAGCTAACTGTGTTGTCATGCGATGACTTGTTGCCCATCCAGCAACTTTTCTACTGAAAAGGTCTAATACAACCGCTAAATAAAACCATCCTTCATGTGTTTTGATATAGGTTATATCTGTTACCCATGTGTGATTTGGCTCTTGAACATTGAAACACTGCCCAAGATGGTTAGGAGGTGCCAAATGTCTCTGCCCTTTTTTATAACGAGGTTTTTTCTGTTTGACACCTGCACCAAAGAGTTTGGCTATGTTCATAAGTCTTGCGACTCTTTTTTTATTCACACTGATACCTGATGCTATAAGATCTTTGGTAACAGTTCGATATCCATAGATACGACCACTGTGTTCATAAGCCTCTTTAATGTGTTGCAAGACCACTTTATTATCTCTATCACGTTTTGATTCTGGTTGTTTATTCCATGCATAATAACCACTAAAATGGACTTGCAAAGCTTTGCACATTCTTCGCACGGGATAAAATGGCTTATACTCTTTAATGAAGGCGTACTTTACTTTTGATTCTTGGCAAAGTACGCTGCGGCCTTTTTTAGAATGTCACGCTCCTCGGTGACTCTTTTTAATTCTGCTTTGAGCTTCCTATTCTCGGATGATAAATCTTTGGAAGCTTGGTGTTGTGAGGTACTTTGAGGATTACTATAGATTTTTATCCATGCTTTGAGTGAATCAGGATGCACTCCTAATCTTTGTGCGGTATCTTTAATGGGATAGCCATTTTTTACAATTTGATTGACTGCCTCTTGTTTGAACTCGTCTGTGTATAGTTTATTTGCCATGGAATTACTTTCTCCTCTTGATGTTTCATGTGGTCATTATCGACCGTATTAACAGTTTCAAGAGTGTCTAGTGTTGTGGGGTCATTCCACATATATATGTGATTAAACTTAAGTTGCAGAATGTTATCATCGTCCAAAAAAGGATGGTGATAATTATGAAAGTTATAGGTATCGACCCTGCTCCTTCTAAAAAAACTGTTATTTATAATGATATTGATGGATTCACTGAAATAGAAGCTGATAAGTTAAAAAAGTATCTTGATGATGAATTTAAAAATTCAGAAGAAGATATATTAATATGCTGGGATGCGCCTTTAACAGGAGGAAAGCCAATTAATTTTAATCAGAAAATAGAAAAATATAACCCGTTCTATCAAAGAAAAATAGAACAGTTGATTAATGCCACCGTTCAAGTTAAAGGGATATCCACTATGGGCTATGCTGGGTGTCCTCATTGGTCAATTACTCAATATTGCTTAGGGCTTCCACAAATATTTCAGCCAGAGGTTCCTCAATCTAATTTGCCATTTCAGCTTATCACCGAACAGCTTACGATAAAGCAGAAAAAATCTCTAAAAGGCAAATATGTTATTGAAGTTCACCCTGCCCTTGCTTTATGGCTTTGGTTAAAAGAAAACAATAAAGCTAAAACGGAATTTGACTGGGATTATAAAGAAAATAAAGAAACATTCAATATATTGGTTAGACAATTACTTGACAAGTTCGAAAAACCACAAGCTGTAACGGAATCCACAAATCAGGCAAATGCAAAATATAAAGTTGAAGTTACTGTAATTAAAGATGAAAACGAATCTGTAAAAGAAAAAACGATGACTGATGACCATCTTGATGCTTATATCGCATGGTTATTAGGAACTTTATGGTTAAAAATAGAAAATGAAGTATTGTTAGTAGGCAATAAAAATACGGGCGCAATGCTACTACCTACCGACAAGAAAGAAGAAGTTAGTAAAAAATGGCAATCCGAGTTAGAAGAATATAAATAAAAATTAACACTAACTTTAAATATACATGAGGTCAAAATGTCCAACATTATAGCTATCATATTTGATTTTGATATTACGCTGTCCCCAAAGTTCCAGCAAGAAGTTATCTTTGATGATTGGGGTGTCGAGGCAAAAATATTTTGGGAAGAAAGTGCCCAAAAGATTGCTCAAGGGTATGATATGGAGCATGCTTATTTAAAAACTTTCATTGATTATGGGAAACGAGACCCAAAGTATGCACTTAATAATCAAACGCTATACAAATACGGTAAAAAAGTCAATCTTTACGATGGCTTGAGCCGAAGAAATGGCAGTCATTCTATCTTTGATGATTTGCAGATGATTGTTGAGCAAGAAGAGCACAAAGAAAAGAACATCAAGTTAGAGTATTACTGCATTAGTGGTGGCATTACCGAGATGATTCAAGGTGCTTTTGATGAACACAATTTGAGTGACCACTTTAAAGAGATATTTGCATGTTCCCTTGATGAAGATGAGCATGGAAAGTTGGCATATATCAAAGAGACTGTTGGTCATACCATCAAGACACAAAAGCTTTACATGATCGCAAAGGGTGTTTCACCTAAAAGAGGGGATAACCCATCTAAGGTTAATGAAGTGAGCAAAAATCTTCGTATTCCTTTTGAAAATATGATCTTCCTTGGAGATGGACAAACCGATATACCTGCTTTTTCCCTTATCAATAAAAGTGGTGGAACATCTATAGCGGTTTACCGTGAAATCAAACGCGCTGATGGCACGATAGATGAACAAGCAACCATGAAACCATACAACGAAGGGTATCATTTGGCGATAGAATCTAAAAGAGCAGAACAACTTCTTCCAGCGGATTACTCAGCAGGGAAACCACTCAAAATGGCTCTCTTGAGCTATGTAGAGAAAATGGCTAAAAGGATAAATTGAAGACAAAAGTCATCTTTCTCTCGTAAAATAATTAATCTCAAATTCCTTCATAATAGGAAAAGCTACTCAAAATAATGGGTAGCTTTGTTACATTTTTCATTAAAAAATCAAAAAATCACCTTTTACTATTAACAAAATCACATCTTGGCTTTTTATATATATGTATAGAAATCAATTTCTATGCCCAGAATCTAAATGAAGGACAATACTATGCCGTTTAAAATTTTAGAGCAAGAGTTAATCAAAGAAATCAAACATATTCAACAGCTCTTTAGAAAAGAAGCAATGGGTGAAATTTCAATTGATACGCTAGCTAAAAATGAACTTGTAGAAATCGAAGCAACTTTACAGAATCGACTAGAAGAATTAAAAAGATCCTCTTCAAATGCATGCATCGTTGGAGATTTTACATTAGAAGAAATTGCTAAAACGATGGGTATAACACGTGAAAGAGTACGCCAGATTGAAACATCTGCTATTAAAAAGATTAAAAATCCAAAAATAGGTAGAAAACTCAAAACTTATTTAGAGATATAGCAATTTTTCATAAAACAGAAATCACGGAGAGCACCATGCCATTGCAAATTTTTGAGCAGGCGTTATTCAAAGAAATTATGCATATTAACGGTCTTATAGGGAAAAGACTAATAGGTGAAATTTCAATTGAGGATAAAGCTAGAAATGAGCTTTTAGAGATAAGAATAACTTTGCAAAAGCAAATGAAAAAATCAAAAAGATATTCAGAAAATATGCGATCAGAAGGTGATTTTACACGAGAGGAAATGGTTAAAATACTGAAAATCATGAGAGAAATAATATGCACAATTGAAATATCGTCAATCAAACAAATCATAGAGGGGACAACACGCTACACAGATTACTCTAAAGCTAGCGGTAAAACTATGAAACACCTAAAAAGAAATAAGGTATGGATACCATACTCAGAAGATTAAAAATTTTTGATTAAAGCTTGGGAGAAAAAGTATGCACGAACTAATAGAACAAATTAATTTCAAGCTTGAACAGCATGCAGTTTCAACGGTGCTAAAACAACTCGGTTATCATGTGATTTCAAAAGGAATATCCAAGTTGAATTCGTTGTTGAGATGTAGCACACTGCAAACCTGGCTCGCCTCAGCACATTATGATTATGTACATACAAACAGAACATTTCTTGTGGTACTATGTGAGATTTTATCGATTGAAAAGCACTATTATGAGCCTTTATTAAATGCCATACAACAGTTAGAAGCTATGAAAACACCCTATCTCTTCATGGAGACGTACTTTAAAAGGGTGAATGAACCACTCTTTGTATTGGCATTAATGGATGCAAAGCGTCGTATGATGTTGCCCAAAGAAGCTTTTCTCAATCAATCGAAAGAAAGTATTGAAGCCTATGTGGCACACCATATCAAAGAGCATTATGCGATGACACAAGGCTATCTTGCAATGTGGGGGAAAATTCATCTTTATATCCTTTTCCATCCCGATGGGAAAAAGCATATTTTCAATATCCATGGAAACTTATTGGCAGTGGAAACATACAGTGAAGAAAGCGAAGCATTTTTGAGACTTCATAACTACACTTTCTAACTATTTTAGTGTAGTACAATCACACTTTAAGCCATTTTTGACTAAAATCGCCTTCTACAAAAGTGGGCAGATGTCCGAGCGGTTGAAGGAGCACGCCTGGAACGCGTGTAAGGTGCAAGCCTTCGGGGGTTCGAATCCCCCTCTGTCCGCCACTTTTTCTTCACTAAAACTTACAAGGCAATAGCTACATAGAGTTACATTGTGTCTATTGCACTACTTTAATATTTGTTTGATGTAATCAGCAACACGGAATGCATTCGCATAAATAGTCCATGTGTAAGGAACACTTCCTCCTGTTGGCATAAAACTACCATCTGTTACAAAAAGGTTAGAAATATCATGGCTTTGGCAATAACGATTAAGCACATGTTTTTTAGGGTTATCTCCAAAGCGGCATCCTCCTGCTTGAAGATTTTGAGATGGTAACGGAGAGATTGTGTATGATATATTTTTGGCACCCATCTGCTCAAGTAGTCTTACAGCTTTTGTCGCTAAAAATTCTCCTACTCTGACATCTTCTGGATGAGCCCCTATTCGTATATTTGCAACTGGGATTCCATATTTATCTTTATATTTCTCATCAACGGATACAAAACAGTTATCATTAGGCATCCAATCATTAAATATTTCAAAATTAAGAACTCTTTTTGTTGTAAATGTTTGATAGATTTTATCTTGAAGCTTTTGTCCAAAGATTAATTTATCATTTTCCCATTTCAAGCTATTGGCACGTCGAATTGGATTAGAATGCTCAAATAAAAAATCAATCAATCCGCCTTTAAATTTTGGCGTGAAATACCAATCTTTTAAAGCACGATTCACGAAAAGCCCTGATTGTAAAAGAACTTCTTGACTAAAATGGCTCAAATCAAATTCCCCAGACCCCATGCCTCCGCCTGAAAAGAGAAGATTTTTCCCAACAGCTCCTGAAGAATTGGCTAACCCGTTCGGAAATGCTGCATTTTTGGAATTTAACAGCAAACGTGAACTCTCGACCGCTTGTGCTGCAAGGATAAAGAGCTTTGCTTTTATCTCTTTTTGAGTACCTTCTTTTGTAAGATAGAGTGCTTTCTTTACCTTTTGCGTATGATCTGTTTCCAATTTTACGACAAATGCATTTGCTATAATATGTAAATTCCCTGTGGCTAAAGCAGGCTGAATTAAAGCAGCTCTTGAGCTTCCTTTTGCACCACTTGAACATGCATAAGAACCGCAATAGTTAGAATAGTAACAGGGATTTCGATTCTCTTTAGATTCTGACAGAATAGCTCTTGGTGTCATGAAAGGGGTAAAATTTAAAGCTTTACATGCCGTGTCAAATTTTTCAACAATTGGGTGTTCTGCCAAAGGAGGATATGGATATGTGTTAGTGCTTCTTGGTTCTTGATGAACATGTTCGGTAACATGCCCTGAAACACCAACAATTTTTTCTACTAAATCATAGTAAGGTTCAATCTCTTCATAACTTATAGGCCAATCTTCAATGTTAGCTCCATCATACATGCCATAAATAGATTTCAACTTAAAGTCATTTGGTTTCAAACGATGAAAAAAGCCACTCATAAAGTTGGAGGATCCTCCCAAAAGACTACCATTCCAAAAATTCCAATTATTTTCATAAGTAGGTGTTTTTATCCATTTTCCCTCTTCCAACGTTTCAATCGTATGGTATTCATCGCTTAGTTGTGGCGTAAAAATATTTCGTTTCGTATAAGCGATTTCATCCTTTGAAAAATCTTGTTCGCTATAAATATCGCCCTTTTCAAGAATAACCACTTTTTTTCCAGCATGCGAAAGTTCATAAGCAAGTGGCCCAGCTCCAGCTCCACTACCTATAATACAAATATCATAATTCATATTTTTCTTCCATATTTATTTATGGGACGAGGATTTCCCGTGGTATGCAAGGTTGAAGTCCACCCTAACTCATGAGTATTTCCTCCATATATAGGGTCACTAAACATAGCTTCAATCGTATAATAAATAAGTTTTGATAACCATTTTTCTAAGAAATCACTTTCAGTTGCTATTTCTAAAATTTTATTTTTAGATTCAGTGTCTTTATGCGAGAAATCTGGAAAATTTTGATGAAACATAGAAGCTCCTTTTATTAGGAAGTCTAAATCATTTGCATCAAAATACTCAGATGAACAGTTCGATACCAAATAAAAAAGTGCGTTGATATCTTGTGCAGATGGCATGTGTTCAGTTTTGGGTAATAAAGTGTCTTGAACACTTGCAATAGTTTTCCATGCATGCGTAGGAATTTCTTTAGCTTGCATATTGATTCTCAAAAATACAGGTGATGTAGCAATAAGTGCTATAAAGGTTCGTCTCTTCATACCGAACATTCTAACACACTCTTGTAAAACGTTTGTGTAATAAAACTACATAATCACTACACAAAAAATCATTATACTTTCACTATCCAAAACCCAATAAAAGGAGATTTTCATGAAAGTATTTTCTGGAGTTAAGCCTCTTGTAGCATTATTAGTAGCTACAATGTTTGTAAGTGGTGCTATGGCAGCTGATGGTAAATGTGGAGGTGACATGAACTCTACTAAAGACTCAAAAGAGATGAAAAAACCTGCTGATGCAAAGTGTGGTGGTGATAAGATGTCTGCTGATGCGAAAAAACCTGCTGATGCAAAATGTGGTGCTGCTAAGTGCGGTGGAGAAAAAAAATAATTTAAAATGAATATGGTTAATATTCAACAATCGAGTATTTTGCTAGGTGTACGATTCGCATTGGCATATGGATTTTATGAACCAGCAATACGAAAACTAGAAGATATTCAATCAGTTGCCGATTGGTTTAGTACACTTGGTATACCATTATCTTCACCCATGGCTTATATCACGGTAGGTACTGAAACCTTAGGTATTATTTTGTTAACTTTGGGATTATTTACAAGGTGGATTTCATTACCCCTAAGTGTTATTATGATTGTTGCAATCATTACTGTACACCTGCCTAATGGTTTTAGTGCAGCAGATGGAGGTTATGAAATTCCTCTTTACTATCTAATTTTTCTTGGCATACTCAGTTCCTTTGGTGCGGGAAAAATCAGCTTAGATTACTTCTTTGCCGAAAGAAGGAAATAAACTTCATCTATACCATAGCTTCTTGAGGCTATGGTATAATTGGTACAATAACCAAAGGGTATTTGATGAAAATTTTATTACTAGAAGATGATCCTATTTTATC includes the following:
- a CDS encoding (2Fe-2S)-binding protein, with product MTNWLEANDSELVCYCIEIDKKTIVDAIKKGNNTLSKIKESTKACTGSSCKELNPSGECCSKDIKNLIKLYSGKNSNENCSCCCSS
- a CDS encoding DoxX family protein; the protein is MNMVNIQQSSILLGVRFALAYGFYEPAIRKLEDIQSVADWFSTLGIPLSSPMAYITVGTETLGIILLTLGLFTRWISLPLSVIMIVAIITVHLPNGFSAADGGYEIPLYYLIFLGILSSFGAGKISLDYFFAERRK
- a CDS encoding gluconate 2-dehydrogenase subunit 3 family protein; the encoded protein is MKRRTFIALIATSPVFLRINMQAKEIPTHAWKTIASVQDTLLPKTEHMPSAQDINALFYLVSNCSSEYFDANDLDFLIKGASMFHQNFPDFSHKDTESKNKILEIATESDFLEKWLSKLIYYTIEAMFSDPIYGGNTHELGWTSTLHTTGNPRPINKYGRKI
- a CDS encoding GMC family oxidoreductase; this translates as MNYDICIIGSGAGAGPLAYELSHAGKKVVILEKGDIYSEQDFSKDEIAYTKRNIFTPQLSDEYHTIETLEEGKWIKTPTYENNWNFWNGSLLGGSSNFMSGFFHRLKPNDFKLKSIYGMYDGANIEDWPISYEEIEPYYDLVEKIVGVSGHVTEHVHQEPRSTNTYPYPPLAEHPIVEKFDTACKALNFTPFMTPRAILSESKENRNPCYYSNYCGSYACSSGAKGSSRAALIQPALATGNLHIIANAFVVKLETDHTQKVKKALYLTKEGTQKEIKAKLFILAAQAVESSRLLLNSKNAAFPNGLANSSGAVGKNLLFSGGGMGSGEFDLSHFSQEVLLQSGLFVNRALKDWYFTPKFKGGLIDFLFEHSNPIRRANSLKWENDKLIFGQKLQDKIYQTFTTKRVLNFEIFNDWMPNDNCFVSVDEKYKDKYGIPVANIRIGAHPEDVRVGEFLATKAVRLLEQMGAKNISYTISPLPSQNLQAGGCRFGDNPKKHVLNRYCQSHDISNLFVTDGSFMPTGGSVPYTWTIYANAFRVADYIKQILK
- a CDS encoding DUF429 domain-containing protein; the encoded protein is MKVIGIDPAPSKKTVIYNDIDGFTEIEADKLKKYLDDEFKNSEEDILICWDAPLTGGKPINFNQKIEKYNPFYQRKIEQLINATVQVKGISTMGYAGCPHWSITQYCLGLPQIFQPEVPQSNLPFQLITEQLTIKQKKSLKGKYVIEVHPALALWLWLKENNKAKTEFDWDYKENKETFNILVRQLLDKFEKPQAVTESTNQANAKYKVEVTVIKDENESVKEKTMTDDHLDAYIAWLLGTLWLKIENEVLLVGNKNTGAMLLPTDKKEEVSKKWQSELEEYK
- a CDS encoding IS3 family transposase (programmed frameshift), whose amino-acid sequence is MANKLYTDEFKQEAVNQIVKNGYPIKDTAQRLGVHPDSLKAWIKIYSNPQSTSQHQASKDLSSENRKLKAELKRVTEERDILKKGRSVLCQESKVKYAFIKEYKPFYPVRRMCKALQVHFSGYYAWNKQPESKRDRDNKVVLQHIKEAYEHSGRIYGYRTVTKDLIASGISVNKKRVARLMNIAKLFGAGVKQKKPRYKKGQRHLAPPNHLGQCFNVQEPNHTWVTDITYIKTHEGWFYLAVVLDLFSRKVAGWATSHRMTTQLALKALEMATFRQKPHHEVIVHSDQGSQYSSYEWQALLKKYNLIPSMSRRGNCYDNAVAESFFKTFKRECVKKQIYITREEAQSDIFYYIEMFYNSTRRHSYLGYISPNEFEKRYNEKLNMASQN
- a CDS encoding HAD family hydrolase, coding for MSNIIAIIFDFDITLSPKFQQEVIFDDWGVEAKIFWEESAQKIAQGYDMEHAYLKTFIDYGKRDPKYALNNQTLYKYGKKVNLYDGLSRRNGSHSIFDDLQMIVEQEEHKEKNIKLEYYCISGGITEMIQGAFDEHNLSDHFKEIFACSLDEDEHGKLAYIKETVGHTIKTQKLYMIAKGVSPKRGDNPSKVNEVSKNLRIPFENMIFLGDGQTDIPAFSLINKSGGTSIAVYREIKRADGTIDEQATMKPYNEGYHLAIESKRAEQLLPADYSAGKPLKMALLSYVEKMAKRIN